The sequence ttgatatactatccacaaatacatatattgaaattaatgtaaATGTTAGCAGCTCAGTTCAGTTAGGAAAAATACTGGAAATACTtagaaaacatttgtttttaagaACTTACTGCTTCAGGCATGGTTATTTCTCGTTTTCGTTTGCCTCTTCCAACACCTGTGCCAGCGGTGGcagttttatttgttgttgctccTTTATTGTTGCCGTCTGCTGTGGCTTCTGTGAGTTCATTAATTTCTGCCAAAGCATCATCATCTTGTTTATTTTCCGTTTCACTATTTTCCGTattcaatttttgttctttagttAGTTGACAAACTCTTTTCAGTATGTATAAAACATCTTTAATGAGAGCTATTCCCTCGGGAGTTTTTATTAAGGGatcatttttggatttttctaaagtaaaatttaaataaatttaatgtttttttttactgtgTAGCACCCAGCCAGGTGCTATTTGGCATACCCAAATATACTTAaaactcttatttgtttttctctCAAAATATAAGTAGTTACCCTTAAACATGTATTAAACCTACCAGCAATGAGTTTTAATTGACCAAAATATAATATCATATTTATATCATCCATATCAGTCATTAGATGGCCATACAACTGTTGACGGCACTTACGTTGGACTTCCCCCTTCAAGGGAGATTTTATAAAAGCCTCCGAGAAGCTATCCAAACCATCAaagttcttaaaaaaacaaacaattcacgttaataaaataaacgttttacttaattaaaaaaacctaccttatattcattaaaaacaaaaggacATTCTATTAAACATTTCTGAAATAGAGCTGGATTTTTCTTGGacaaaaattcagcaaaaaaatCGCCTGCCCTAGCAGCTATATCCTCACTTTCATCCAACAGAGTAGCTAATAAGGCTAATAATAATGAGCCTCTTAGTTTTAATTGATCCTGCAGCACgagtttttcaaaacatttaaaagtttccatGCGATTTACTTCATACGGGGACTTAAGTTTACGCAAAACTCTGCCCACAATGCGTTCCACAATTTGTGTATGTTTTTTGCACAAATCTGTTAAAGCCACTATGATGGTATTTACTACGGGTGGCCTATCGTAGTTACTCAAAATATTAGCATATAGAGCGCATGTGGTCGAGGCCACACAACCATCTCTTAGAGCTAAACGACCAGCAATTAAAATCATCGAATTGAAGAGACGTTCATTTTCCAAATGCATTTCATTTTCCTTTATTTTGCTGCATGCAtccatgtatttatgtataaaggATATAATAGTTTGTTGGGGTCTAAGGCGTGTCTGTAAATTTACCTCCGAGTAGGCATATAAATGCGACATAAATGTATTACGATTATCgggaaaattgttgatacccattaaaatttcatattctaaATGTTGATGTAATTCTGTTACCCACACTACTTCATTTCCTTTATTttgatttgtattattttttgatttgccTGTATTTTGTGATCTATTATCTATAAGTAGTAGAAAATCAAAGGCTTTGCCTATAATTATAGGTAACATTTTGCCTTCTTTGAGTTGAGTCAGTAAATGAGTGAAGGCATGGTTGAGGGCAGTATGAGAAAAATCTTTAATACAATTGGCTAAAACCTCCAAAGCTATaagcatattttgctctttattccactaaaataagaaatagtataatgaaattttagcttcattatttaatttaatatcatcATCACTTACCGATTCGAGAGTAATAAAATGATGTATCAAAGCATCAGGTTCTTTACTCTTAACTTTGTCACATATAAAATTCAGTACAATCCAGGCTTCTGTAGAATTCGAGGTGAGTAAATGAGATTCAATAATACCTACAATTTGGGGACTAGAAGgccaataaaacatatttttgtttaaaaaaaattattttaattcacGAAACCTACCTTATTATACGTTGCTGTAAAGCCAAATGAAagcaattttgtaaataaaatcgcGATTGGGTGGACAACAAGGTTCTTATTATCACCCAAGGCATAAAATGTTCAGCTTTATTGGTTTCTTCTATACTTTTCATATTCATTAAGACCCTACAACGAAAGCACTGCAAGAAATTGCATAAAATCCCGCaaaccatttaaaattaataaacatttatattagttaaaagttaaacaaataaattattaccTCCATGGCAACTTCAATATTTTTGTGATCGCCATCGTGTAACATGGGTGTAATAACTTTACACCAAATCCATATAACTGGAAAGCAATTGGGATATGATTCCAAAACAGCATCAACAGACAATAAGGTTTGCTTACGTACCAAGGCCGTAGGTTCCTCTACCAAACGTGATGTTTCCTTTTTGAAACAAACagtattgaatttaaaaaaaaataagtaagagtgcAATATTCGGCTATAccgaattttaaatacccttcaccaaagcaTACtctaagataaatattaaaaacaatttttttatgaaaaaacttttttgggagaaaaaatatttttgttgaaaatttttttagataataatttgttgttgaCATTTTTGGTGGCTAGTTTtgctatagtcttgtctatagtgtTGTCTATAGTtttgtctatagtcttgtctatggTCTTGTCAGTAGACTTGTCTatacactcatggtgaagggtataaaaacagaacTATTAAAGTCTTTCCCTCCCACCTACCTCTACAAAATTAGTGTTAAATATTATCAAAGGATTTAATTTAACCAATTGTTCCATAAACATAATACCAGCCCTTCTTATATACGACAAAGGACTTTGATAGATCTGTGTAAACACGTTAGAGGGTAAATTAAGAAATGCCAATTCTATTATACCATGACCCTGAAAAGAGTATTCCGCCTTTTGACTATTCGGCTTCTCGTAACGTATCTCATTTTTCTGCACTCTAGGTTCGTCCGGCAACTTAACATTTGTATCACAAAATTGTGTGTACTTTAAGCATTCGCTTAAAATTTTACGAGTATTGGGTGAGCCTTTAGTCAAGGCCATGTGTAGAGCTTGCACcgactttaatttaatattgttattttgatCTTTTAAACTATCAATTAGCTCTTTAATTAAGTGTATTTCACGTGGTATCGCTGACACTTCATGGCGAAACATTTGCCAATCAACTTGTGACTCCAATTGTAGAATTTTCGACATTAAATCTATAGCTCGGGATCTTATCATCACCTCATCGGCATATACCGCCTCACAGAGAAATTCTACACAGGATTCGTTACATTTGGTGAATAGGGCAGCATCGTATTTGGCGGCATATTCTAAAGCTTTTTGAGTCTGTTCGGTTTTCCAGGTCCTGTGGGGATTTGTGACAATACATTCGATgtagaattttaaaactttCACCAATAAACGTGGATATTTGGATATGGACTTTATAAACCAATCTGATATGTGCTCACAGTCTGAATTTATATTGGTTTGATTGTTTGATTTTGGTTTAGCTGGATAAGTGTGCAGGAATACGGTCATATTCATTAGTTTCATAAGTGTCTGCTCGGGTTCTCCATTGTGCGCATTTATCATTTCTTCGTATATTTCGAAACATTTTAGGTGTAAATTTGCGGCATCTATAAAAAAGTATATCGTTGCTAGAATATCCAATAGTAACActataaacatataaaatttcccccatatttgaattattttaaatcatataaAGAATTCCCTATGGGTAACAGATcattatacataaatacttatttaaaattaacggttgctagaaaaatatattttagtctGGCAATGCCTTTTAACAAATCTAAACAGCTGACTGTGCTAATGTTGTTGTTAGAGTTTTTTGTTgcacaaaaacacacacaaatttCATTTCACAACGCGAACGAATTATCTGAAAAAATTtacgaattttatataaaagaaaataatatttacaaattaataaattaaatttatttaaaatataaacaaaacaatgcaATTGTTATTAACTAATTGTGGTAGGGGCAAACAAATAAAGCCACTGCTCCAACTATTGGCAACTAGAGCGTTCAGTGCTTCGCCGATGGTAACTGCACCAACAACTTCAACAGAGCACTATGATATAATTATAGGAGGTGGAGGATTAGTTGGCACAACATTGGCTGCAGCTTTGGCCACAAATAAAACGTTGGCCGATAAAaaggtattgctattagaaggAGCCCCTCCCTTTAAAGGTTTTAACGTCAGCCAACCATATGGAAACCGTGTGTCAGCTATTAACAAGAACAGTATTGCTTTGTTTGAATCCATAGGTGCTTGGGAACGTATGCTCAATGCTAGAGTAAAGCCTGTCAAACAAATGCAAGTATGGGAATCTAATAGTGATGCCTTAATACAATTTCAACATGATCACTTTGCCCAAGATGTTGCTTGTATAGTGGAAAATGATTTAATGTTGGATGCTGTATACTCGCAATTAAAGGATTCAGCGCCCAATGTATTAGTGCGCAATTTGGCTCGCATTTCCGATGTTAAGCTGCCCTCAGACACTGGCAAAGGTGTTTCGGAAGTAACCTTGCAAAGTGGAGAGAAATTTACATGTGAATTAATAATAGGAGCTGATGGTGCCAATTCTTTAGTGCGTAAGCAAATGGGAGTTGATGTATTCTCATTAAATTATGACCGCATGGGCTTGGTGGCTACTTTGGAGTTAAGCGAAGCGGCAGACAACTCAGTAGCCTGGCAACGTTTTATACCGACCGGCCCGGTAGCTTTATTGCCTTTAACAGACAAACTTAGTTCCCTGGTATGGAGCACAACAATTCCTCATGCTAAAGAGTTACTTAACATGTCATCACAAGAATTTATTGATGCCTTAAATGTAGCTTTCTGCAAGGAATATCCCAAAAGTGATATAGCCGACAAAGCTCTAAGTACTTTAAATTCAATAATGGGACGCAATTTATCATCAACTAGACAATATCCACCTCGAGTAAGTGGTGTTTTCGAAAAGTCCAGAGCCACTTTCCCTCTGGGTTTCTTACACGCCTCTTCATACATTTGCACTGGAGCTGCTCTTATTGGTGATGCCGCCCATCGTGTACATCCTTTGGCTGGACAAGGTGTTAATTTGGGTTTTAGTGATGTGGGTTATTTAATTGAAACATTGGCTGAGGCAGCATATGCCGGTGCAAAGTTGGGCGATAAGCAATACTTGATGAAATACGaacagaaatgtttaaagaaaaatgtaccCATACTAGTGGGTGTTCATGGTTTGCATACACTTTATTCGACTACCCTAACACCGGTCGTGCTGTTACGTAGTTTGGGTTTGCAATTAACCCAAAATATACCAcaaattaaagatattttcatGAAGAGAGCCATGGGTTAAGAGAGGGAAGCAGTAGCGGTAAAAGTTTTTTCTAACGCAACTTCGATTTAATTGGTAATagttattaatattgttttgtaatttaatatttttgttttataaaaataaaatgattaaaaaattcaaatttacaatTCATTAGGGATTTATAATTGGtctgttcaataacaaaaaaactattacgaattattacaaattttcacataaaaattttaaatttgtattgaaaaactgGGAAACTTATAAACAATTTGTGATAATtcgtaatagttttttgttattgcacagatattggaaaaaaaataggaTCACAATTTTTCCGAAAGGTTTCACTCTTAGAAAACtttccatttccaattgtatttcagaaatttccaat comes from Calliphora vicina chromosome 2, idCalVici1.1, whole genome shotgun sequence and encodes:
- the Cap-D3 gene encoding condensin-2 complex subunit D3-L, translated to MSELIKIFKKLNEYFIVNLVWEEVEEILENVQQNKVTPHSNNTDGQLNQAMIKFISIPLVQRAALDDQIASTLMELCATLRNIRSESESSYDNTFDCWDQVVKVAPRDGYLAFIYTLAALIQIDGTSQVYIKLSILAVNAYFLSLTIPGAKGFHIFEEEIIKHCLQVFSLIERIQNPNVLSRMSRNEPIQVWLQFTTLCDDLKLVLRYVHFNDHKEARDVILKKLIDTQYLNHERGYANMYAANLHLKCFEIYEEMINAHNGEPEQTLMKLMNMTVFLHTYPAKPKSNNQTNINSDCEHISDWFIKSISKYPRLLVKVLKFYIECIVTNPHRTWKTEQTQKALEYAAKYDAALFTKCNESCVEFLCEAVYADEVMIRSRAIDLMSKILQLESQVDWQMFRHEVSAIPREIHLIKELIDSLKDQNNNIKLKSVQALHMALTKGSPNTRKILSECLKYTQFCDTNVKLPDEPRVQKNEIRYEKPNSQKAEYSFQGHGIIELAFLNLPSNVFTQIYQSPLSYIRRAGIMFMEQLVKLNPLIIFNTNFVEETSRLVEEPTALVRKQTLLSVDAVLESYPNCFPVIWIWCKVITPMLHDGDHKNIEVAMECFRCRVLMNMKSIEETNKAEHFMPWVIIRTLLSTQSRFYLQNCFHLALQQRIISPQIVGIIESHLLTSNSTEAWIVLNFICDKVKSKEPDALIHHFITLESWNKEQNMLIALEVLANCIKDFSHTALNHAFTHLLTQLKEGKMLPIIIGKAFDFLLLIDNRSQNTGKSKNNTNQNKGNEVVWVTELHQHLEYEILMGINNFPDNRNTFMSHLYAYSEVNLQTRLRPQQTIISFIHKYMDACSKIKENEMHLENERLFNSMILIAGRLALRDGCVASTTCALYANILSNYDRPPVVNTIIVALTDLCKKHTQIVERIVGRVLRKLKSPYEVNRMETFKCFEKLVLQDQLKLRGSLLLALLATLLDESEDIAARAGDFFAEFLSKKNPALFQKCLIECPFVFNEYKNFDGLDSFSEAFIKSPLKGEVQRKCRQQLYGHLMTDMDDINMILYFGQLKLIAEKSKNDPLIKTPEGIALIKDVLYILKRVCQLTKEQKLNTENSETENKQDDDALAEINELTEATADGNNKGATTNKTATAGTGVGRGKRKREITMPEALTLLEKSLIFIPTIYKNIDSYDDSINKSFDDLCKALAKRFTNLVDYAQPAEFWNKYRTAKVATNNKSKKQTKRKTPKKKKRKIKTDTDDEDEDDDEEDDDEFENELDDEFLGPEKKSNQKKCNEDSDSSETEDEPLVKRSKKKGIVCTEPSMDYIFKPNI
- the Coq6 gene encoding ubiquinone biosynthesis monooxygenase COQ6, mitochondrial, whose translation is MQLLLTNCGRGKQIKPLLQLLATRAFSASPMVTAPTTSTEHYDIIIGGGGLVGTTLAAALATNKTLADKKVLLLEGAPPFKGFNVSQPYGNRVSAINKNSIALFESIGAWERMLNARVKPVKQMQVWESNSDALIQFQHDHFAQDVACIVENDLMLDAVYSQLKDSAPNVLVRNLARISDVKLPSDTGKGVSEVTLQSGEKFTCELIIGADGANSLVRKQMGVDVFSLNYDRMGLVATLELSEAADNSVAWQRFIPTGPVALLPLTDKLSSLVWSTTIPHAKELLNMSSQEFIDALNVAFCKEYPKSDIADKALSTLNSIMGRNLSSTRQYPPRVSGVFEKSRATFPLGFLHASSYICTGAALIGDAAHRVHPLAGQGVNLGFSDVGYLIETLAEAAYAGAKLGDKQYLMKYEQKCLKKNVPILVGVHGLHTLYSTTLTPVVLLRSLGLQLTQNIPQIKDIFMKRAMG